The following proteins are co-located in the Hydrogenobacter hydrogenophilus genome:
- the gyrB gene encoding DNA topoisomerase (ATP-hydrolyzing) subunit B, translating into MERYQAEDIKAITGLQHVRLRPSMYIGDVGERGLHHLLWEILDNAVDEHVAGYAKNITVIIHEDGSVSVEDDGRGIPVDIHPETGIPAVEMVFTMLGAGGKFDKKVYRYSGGLHGVGASVVNALSEWLAVEVYRDGKIYRQEYSRGEPLYPLKVVGTTTKRGTKVTFKPDPDIFETTKIKLDLVERRIRELAYLNPECTFKLFDERVNKEFIYKFDNGIEELVKFLSSGKELLFDEVIRIKDEREGVQVDIAFIYTKDYRELVESFVNNIKTIEGGTHITGFRSGLTKAVMKHISSLKLQKELKEAITGEDLREGLVAVVACKVPEPQFEGQTKTKLGNQNVKSIVESVVYEHLSAYFEENKEVYRKIVEKAVEAALAREAAKKAKELVRRKSLLEDTTLPGKLADCSEKDPEKCELFIVEGESAGGSAKQARDRRIQAILPLRGKILNVEKARFDKVFSNEEIKAIVSSMGCGIGEDMDLSKLRYHKVILMTDADVDGSHIRTLLLTFFYRYMPKIISAGYLYIAQPPLYRLKKGKQVFYLKDDKELEHVLMEHIKNHGVLKDAKGAEYRGEELVKLLKNLKEFEENYRYLVRRKGEDVLSSLLSVMLTEEDMRNQELLKEKVNLLKKILTDYKIETKYDELSGAYEIILMDERTGRRILLDVEFLSSLAYKSVLSGFKLDLPAVVSVEKKSKTVYDLHQILNTFMELAKEGFELQRYKGLGEMNPEQLWETTMNPKTRRLLRVSIEDAAEADRIFTILMGEDVEPRRKFIETYAKEVRNLDV; encoded by the coding sequence ATGGAGAGATACCAAGCAGAAGACATAAAAGCTATTACGGGACTTCAACACGTACGCCTAAGACCATCTATGTACATAGGCGATGTGGGAGAGAGGGGACTACACCATCTTCTTTGGGAAATCCTGGATAATGCGGTTGATGAACATGTTGCTGGTTATGCTAAAAACATCACCGTTATCATACACGAAGATGGTTCTGTAAGCGTTGAGGATGATGGAAGGGGTATACCAGTAGATATACATCCAGAAACGGGTATTCCTGCTGTAGAGATGGTGTTCACCATGCTCGGAGCGGGTGGGAAGTTTGACAAAAAGGTTTACAGGTACTCGGGGGGACTTCACGGCGTGGGAGCATCGGTGGTGAATGCACTTTCTGAGTGGTTAGCGGTAGAAGTTTACAGGGACGGAAAAATATACAGACAGGAGTACTCAAGGGGAGAACCTCTTTATCCTCTGAAAGTAGTAGGTACTACTACAAAGAGGGGTACCAAAGTAACTTTCAAACCTGACCCAGATATTTTTGAAACTACCAAGATAAAGCTTGACCTTGTTGAAAGAAGAATAAGGGAGCTTGCATACCTCAACCCAGAGTGTACTTTCAAGCTCTTTGACGAAAGGGTAAATAAGGAGTTTATCTACAAGTTTGATAATGGCATAGAAGAGCTTGTAAAGTTTCTTTCTTCTGGCAAAGAGCTACTTTTTGATGAGGTTATAAGGATAAAGGACGAAAGAGAAGGTGTTCAGGTAGATATAGCCTTTATTTACACAAAGGATTACAGAGAGCTTGTGGAAAGCTTTGTGAATAACATAAAGACCATAGAGGGTGGAACCCACATAACAGGTTTTAGGAGCGGGCTTACTAAAGCAGTAATGAAACACATCTCTAGCCTAAAGCTCCAAAAAGAACTAAAAGAAGCTATAACAGGGGAAGACCTAAGAGAGGGACTTGTGGCAGTAGTAGCCTGCAAAGTCCCTGAGCCTCAGTTCGAAGGACAGACCAAAACTAAATTGGGAAACCAGAATGTCAAAAGCATAGTAGAATCAGTAGTGTACGAGCATCTTTCTGCTTACTTTGAGGAAAACAAGGAAGTTTACAGGAAGATAGTAGAAAAGGCGGTAGAGGCAGCACTCGCGAGGGAAGCTGCCAAAAAAGCGAAAGAGCTTGTCAGGAGAAAGTCTCTCTTAGAGGACACTACACTGCCGGGCAAATTAGCGGATTGTTCTGAGAAAGATCCAGAAAAGTGCGAGCTCTTCATAGTGGAAGGCGAGTCCGCTGGAGGCTCAGCAAAACAGGCAAGAGACAGAAGGATACAGGCAATACTACCTCTCAGGGGTAAGATACTCAATGTGGAGAAGGCAAGGTTTGATAAGGTCTTTTCCAACGAAGAGATAAAAGCCATAGTGAGCTCTATGGGATGCGGTATAGGTGAAGACATGGATCTTTCTAAGCTCCGGTATCACAAGGTGATCCTAATGACGGATGCTGATGTAGACGGATCCCACATAAGAACTTTACTTCTAACGTTCTTCTACAGATACATGCCAAAGATCATATCTGCAGGTTATCTTTACATAGCTCAACCGCCCCTTTATAGACTTAAAAAAGGGAAGCAGGTGTTTTATCTCAAAGATGATAAGGAGCTTGAGCATGTGCTTATGGAACACATAAAAAATCACGGTGTGCTTAAAGACGCAAAAGGAGCAGAATACAGAGGTGAGGAACTCGTAAAGCTTCTGAAAAACCTCAAAGAGTTTGAAGAAAACTACAGGTATTTGGTCAGAAGAAAGGGTGAGGATGTGTTATCCTCCTTGCTTTCCGTTATGCTCACCGAAGAGGACATGAGAAACCAAGAGCTTTTGAAGGAAAAGGTTAATTTACTCAAAAAGATACTTACTGATTACAAGATAGAAACCAAGTACGATGAACTAAGCGGGGCTTATGAGATAATTTTGATGGATGAAAGAACAGGCAGGCGCATCCTTTTAGATGTGGAATTTCTATCTTCTCTCGCGTATAAGTCTGTACTTTCTGGATTTAAACTTGACCTACCAGCGGTGGTAAGCGTAGAAAAGAAGAGTAAAACTGTATATGACCTACATCAGATATTAAACACTTTTATGGAGCTTGCTAAGGAAGGTTTTGAGCTTCAAAGGTATAAGGGATTAGGAGAGATGAACCCGGAGCAGCTATGGGAGACAACTATGAACCCCAAGACTAGGAGGCTCTTGAGGGTAAGTATAGAGGACGCAGCAGAAGCTGACAGGATATTTACCATACTTATGGGAGAAGATGTGGAACCAAGAAGGAAGTTCATAGAAACTTACGCAAAAGAGGTAAGAAACTTAGATGTTTAA
- a CDS encoding ligand-binding protein SH3 encodes MGNMIVDVPEDAIVNINYVVLKEGVTLDDVMERVAYLCEHVKTYHSDTGFYGGFVLLNTGGVSLEGSTAGQTTEHPLKDREVLIVTFWRSLEDHEESHRSEGFNKLFKELTELAESTYEVVYKMLWQGRAYDPETAKRAREAKQTHCNTC; translated from the coding sequence ATGGGAAACATGATAGTAGATGTTCCGGAAGATGCCATAGTTAATATAAATTACGTGGTGCTTAAGGAAGGTGTTACATTAGACGATGTTATGGAAAGGGTCGCTTATCTTTGTGAGCACGTAAAAACCTATCACTCGGATACGGGATTCTATGGAGGCTTTGTGCTTCTCAATACGGGTGGAGTGTCTCTTGAGGGATCTACTGCTGGTCAAACAACAGAACATCCTCTAAAGGACAGAGAGGTGCTTATAGTCACTTTCTGGAGAAGCTTAGAGGATCATGAGGAATCTCACAGAAGTGAAGGTTTCAATAAACTCTTTAAGGAGCTTACCGAACTTGCGGAAAGCACTTACGAAGTAGTCTATAAGATGCTTTGGCAAGGCAGAGCTTACGACCCAGAAACCGCGAAGAGAGCAAGGGAAGCAAAACAAACACACTGTAATACCTGCTGA
- a CDS encoding homoserine dehydrogenase yields the protein MKVKVGIVGCGVVGTGTVRLLLENSNIIQKKTGVELVLTKVADKDWERKREIEIPTYLRTHDYREVIKESDIVVELVGGKDFAKNLILEALEENKHVITANKRLLAEDGLEVFRKARERGLHIGFEASVGGGIPIVKALKEGLVGNRVRAIYGILNGTTNYILTKMLEERMDFSHALELAQKQGYAEADPSLDIDGWDSAHKICILSMIAFGRYVPFEEVYVEGIRDLDLLDLELGKELGYTLKLLAISKRRDGSMEVRVHPTFIRSEDALAKVSDVYNAIMVEGDFVGKTMFYGKGAGGQPTASAVVSDIVDIAKKLLFCTKDKDQLEWEDQSLYLSKDFYSRYYMRFDVPDRPGVLASVSRVLADYNISIASVLQKEKVCKMAGREGEPIVPLVILTHKAYESSMQKAIREIKNLPVIMGEPVVIRVEEEAY from the coding sequence GTGAAGGTAAAAGTAGGCATAGTAGGTTGTGGCGTAGTAGGAACAGGAACGGTAAGACTGCTGTTAGAAAACTCTAACATAATACAGAAAAAGACAGGTGTAGAACTTGTACTTACAAAAGTCGCAGACAAAGATTGGGAAAGAAAAAGGGAGATAGAGATACCTACTTATCTCAGAACACATGACTACAGGGAAGTTATAAAAGAGAGTGATATAGTCGTTGAACTTGTAGGTGGCAAGGATTTTGCTAAAAACCTTATACTTGAAGCTCTTGAAGAAAACAAACACGTAATTACTGCTAACAAACGCTTGCTTGCGGAAGACGGTCTTGAAGTCTTCAGAAAAGCCAGAGAAAGGGGTTTGCACATAGGCTTTGAGGCATCTGTAGGTGGTGGTATTCCTATAGTTAAAGCTCTAAAGGAAGGTCTTGTAGGCAACAGGGTAAGAGCCATCTATGGTATTCTCAACGGAACCACTAACTATATACTTACCAAAATGCTAGAAGAAAGGATGGACTTTTCACACGCTCTTGAACTTGCTCAAAAACAGGGTTATGCAGAGGCGGACCCCTCCTTAGACATAGACGGTTGGGATTCTGCCCACAAGATATGCATACTTTCCATGATAGCCTTCGGTAGGTATGTACCTTTTGAAGAGGTTTATGTAGAAGGCATAAGAGACCTTGATCTGCTTGATTTGGAGCTTGGAAAAGAGCTTGGATACACTCTAAAACTTCTTGCTATATCAAAAAGAAGGGATGGAAGTATGGAAGTCAGAGTTCATCCTACTTTTATAAGGTCAGAGGATGCTCTTGCTAAGGTTTCCGATGTTTATAATGCCATAATGGTAGAGGGTGATTTTGTAGGCAAAACTATGTTTTACGGTAAGGGTGCTGGTGGTCAGCCTACCGCTTCCGCCGTAGTTTCTGATATCGTGGACATAGCTAAAAAACTCCTCTTTTGCACGAAAGATAAAGATCAATTGGAATGGGAGGACCAATCTTTATATTTGAGCAAGGATTTTTACAGCAGGTATTACATGAGGTTTGATGTGCCTGATAGACCAGGTGTATTGGCAAGTGTTTCCAGGGTCTTGGCAGATTATAACATAAGCATAGCCAGTGTGCTTCAAAAAGAGAAGGTTTGCAAGATGGCAGGTAGGGAAGGCGAACCTATAGTCCCTCTTGTTATACTCACGCACAAAGCTTACGAAAGCAGTATGCAAAAAGCTATAAGAGAGATAAAAAACCTCCCCGTCATAATGGGAGAGCCTGTAGTCATACGCGTTGAAGAAGAAGCATATTAA
- a CDS encoding phosphate-starvation-inducible PsiE family protein, translating into MQEFVSKIYKGFIILAFNITIIVLIIGLFVGIYRTISEIGLTASEATVRLGFKELVTNVLSLIVVLELIRAFIDFFEHERVRVEILLEVLIAFIIREFMLHLFEGNMSGMDVFFWSFGIAFLIAARFISLFYRVAKA; encoded by the coding sequence ATGCAAGAGTTTGTATCAAAAATATACAAAGGCTTCATTATATTAGCTTTTAACATAACCATAATTGTGCTTATTATAGGCTTGTTTGTAGGTATTTACAGAACTATATCGGAAATAGGTTTAACCGCTTCAGAAGCAACGGTCAGACTTGGCTTTAAGGAGCTTGTTACCAATGTACTTTCTCTTATAGTGGTGCTTGAACTTATAAGGGCTTTTATAGACTTTTTTGAACACGAAAGGGTAAGGGTGGAGATTCTTTTAGAGGTGCTTATAGCTTTTATCATAAGGGAATTTATGCTCCACCTTTTTGAAGGTAATATGTCTGGTATGGATGTGTTTTTTTGGTCTTTTGGTATAGCGTTTCTTATAGCTGCCAGGTTTATAAGCCTTTTTTACAGAGTGGCAAAGGCTTAA
- a CDS encoding citryl-CoA lyase, with the protein MGMWRTAITQHLGHETYIRGYRLLDLVGNLSFAQAVYLILKGELPTERESRMMEAMLVSVIDHGIAPPSAIAARAVASGGNSLNVGVAAGILAFGSAHGGALEDAMKFMQEGVASGKGVEDIVSEYLSARKPIPGYGHRYYKDFDPRTKRLMDIAKALEFYGKHCEFAQAVEEEIAKQKGKKLVLNVDGAIAAVASEMGFDWRLGKGFFIIGRVPGLVAHVYEELTTEKPFSKRLDEEKDVEYTGLPPRELPPDIKKI; encoded by the coding sequence ATGGGTATGTGGAGAACCGCTATAACTCAGCATTTGGGACACGAAACTTACATAAGAGGCTACAGACTGCTTGATCTGGTAGGCAATCTTTCTTTTGCGCAAGCTGTTTATCTCATACTAAAAGGTGAGCTTCCAACAGAAAGGGAAAGCAGGATGATGGAAGCCATGCTTGTTTCTGTGATAGACCACGGTATTGCTCCACCTTCTGCCATAGCCGCAAGAGCGGTAGCGTCTGGTGGTAATTCTTTGAATGTGGGAGTGGCGGCAGGTATATTGGCTTTTGGTTCTGCTCACGGTGGTGCCTTAGAGGATGCCATGAAGTTTATGCAGGAAGGTGTAGCAAGTGGAAAAGGTGTTGAGGACATAGTCAGCGAATATCTTTCTGCAAGAAAACCCATACCGGGGTATGGACACAGGTATTATAAGGACTTTGATCCAAGAACCAAAAGGCTTATGGATATTGCAAAGGCTTTGGAATTTTATGGAAAGCACTGCGAATTTGCTCAGGCGGTAGAAGAAGAAATAGCAAAACAGAAAGGCAAAAAACTTGTTCTTAACGTAGACGGAGCCATAGCTGCAGTTGCATCAGAGATGGGGTTTGATTGGAGGTTGGGGAAAGGCTTCTTCATAATAGGTAGAGTTCCAGGGCTTGTAGCGCATGTTTACGAAGAGCTAACCACAGAAAAACCTTTTTCTAAAAGGCTTGACGAGGAGAAAGATGTGGAATATACAGGACTGCCTCCGAGGGAACTGCCACCAGATATAAAGAAGATTTAG
- a CDS encoding peptidylprolyl isomerase, with amino-acid sequence MYALIQKHKTLAVLIVVLASGAFFLWLFFTGSIRDITSVGKKCVAEVNGSCITLREYRRELLRFSNIQNKELEEIIKKQVIDNLITQELLYQKAKSLGYSASDEEVISVIKSDTTFQEGGSFSASKYKELLSRLGLVPEEYEDYIRRMLTIQKLLVLVSNGVYISDKEKEVNLAVQSTLLSGRLYILTPSDVELSYNPTQEEVLSFYEKNKELFRKPETKIIRVWKEKDKGRIEELYKSIKEGKIPQGYTEYVLPNDQSKLPEVINSEVPRLSEKDRISVSKSGDEYVLIYLYKIEPPGVKSFDEVKDQIKSILIERKKLSAVKEKAQEVYKLLSEGKEVSTKYIAFNDTPANQIMSIAKIKQDEIVRFLLSKEKVFGPYDLAQGYGVFLITDRKKKIMKEDEAKKLTQDILNMKSDTMVNYLIEHLMKKSKIKVNEEVIKGGV; translated from the coding sequence ATGTACGCTTTAATCCAAAAACACAAAACCTTAGCAGTACTAATAGTTGTCTTAGCATCAGGAGCTTTCTTTCTTTGGCTTTTTTTTACTGGAAGTATCAGAGACATCACTTCTGTAGGCAAAAAGTGTGTAGCGGAGGTAAACGGTAGCTGTATAACTTTAAGAGAGTACCGAAGGGAGCTTTTAAGGTTCTCCAACATACAGAACAAAGAACTTGAGGAGATTATAAAAAAGCAGGTAATTGATAACCTTATCACACAAGAACTTCTTTATCAAAAGGCTAAGTCCTTAGGTTATTCTGCTTCAGATGAAGAGGTCATCAGTGTCATAAAAAGCGACACAACCTTTCAAGAAGGAGGTAGCTTTAGTGCCTCTAAGTATAAAGAACTGCTATCAAGGCTTGGACTCGTTCCGGAAGAGTATGAAGATTACATAAGGAGAATGTTAACGATACAAAAGCTACTCGTGTTGGTCTCCAACGGCGTCTACATTTCTGATAAAGAAAAAGAAGTTAATTTGGCAGTTCAGTCCACCTTACTATCTGGTAGACTTTACATACTCACACCTTCTGATGTGGAGCTTTCTTACAACCCAACACAAGAGGAGGTATTAAGTTTTTACGAGAAAAATAAGGAGCTTTTTAGAAAGCCAGAAACCAAGATAATAAGAGTTTGGAAGGAAAAGGATAAGGGAAGAATAGAAGAGCTCTACAAGTCTATAAAGGAAGGTAAGATACCTCAAGGCTACACTGAGTATGTACTTCCCAATGATCAAAGCAAATTGCCTGAAGTTATAAATTCTGAGGTTCCAAGGTTAAGTGAAAAAGACCGCATTTCTGTTTCTAAGTCAGGAGATGAGTATGTACTCATATACCTTTACAAGATTGAGCCTCCCGGTGTGAAAAGCTTTGATGAGGTAAAGGACCAGATAAAGTCTATACTAATAGAGCGCAAGAAGTTATCAGCGGTGAAAGAAAAGGCGCAAGAAGTATATAAGTTGCTCTCAGAAGGTAAAGAGGTTAGCACCAAGTACATAGCTTTTAACGACACACCCGCAAACCAAATTATGAGCATAGCAAAGATAAAGCAAGATGAGATAGTGCGCTTTTTGCTATCAAAAGAGAAGGTATTTGGTCCCTACGATTTGGCACAAGGTTATGGTGTTTTTTTAATAACGGATAGAAAGAAAAAAATCATGAAGGAAGATGAAGCAAAGAAATTAACGCAGGACATATTAAACATGAAGTCAGACACCATGGTAAATTATCTCATAGAGCATCTTATGAAGAAGAGTAAAATAAAGGTAAACGAAGAAGTAATAAAAGGAGGAGTTTGA
- the rpsQ gene encoding 30S ribosomal protein S17: MSRKEFVGVVVSDKMQKTVVVRVDRKVPHPLYKKHIIKSKKYHAHDPNNECRVGDVVLIRETRPLSKTKRWVVVKILQRARSPEENLS; this comes from the coding sequence ATGAGCAGAAAAGAGTTTGTGGGTGTGGTTGTTAGCGATAAGATGCAAAAAACGGTAGTAGTAAGAGTAGACAGAAAAGTGCCCCACCCTCTATACAAAAAGCACATAATAAAGAGCAAAAAGTACCACGCACATGATCCTAACAACGAGTGTAGGGTGGGAGATGTGGTGCTTATAAGGGAAACAAGACCTCTGTCCAAGACAAAACGATGGGTAGTGGTGAAGATACTTCAAAGAGCCAGATCGCCCGAGGAAAACCTAAGCTAA
- the rpmC gene encoding 50S ribosomal protein L29, translating to MKAQELRKLSLQDLRKKEDELRRELLRLRFKKKVEGLPNIMAIRNTKRELARVLTIIREKELRGED from the coding sequence ATGAAGGCACAGGAACTCAGAAAGTTGAGCCTACAAGACCTCAGAAAAAAGGAAGATGAGCTAAGGAGAGAACTTTTAAGACTCAGGTTCAAGAAAAAGGTGGAAGGTTTGCCCAACATAATGGCTATAAGAAATACAAAAAGGGAGTTAGCCAGAGTGCTTACCATAATAAGAGAAAAGGAGTTGAGAGGTGAAGACTGA
- the rplP gene encoding 50S ribosomal protein L16, whose product MSFLAPKKTKFRKSQRGTLKGKAFRGNKLAFGEYGIQALESHWLTQRQIEAARIALVRALRKGAKVWINIFPDKPYTRKPNEVRMGGGKGDPEGFVAVVKPGRILFEFSGVPESVAEEAYKLVSAKLPIKVRLVKAGGITV is encoded by the coding sequence ATGTCTTTCTTGGCTCCAAAAAAGACCAAATTCAGGAAATCTCAGAGAGGAACACTAAAAGGCAAAGCTTTTAGAGGAAACAAGCTGGCTTTTGGTGAGTATGGCATACAGGCTTTAGAATCTCATTGGTTAACTCAGAGGCAAATAGAAGCTGCCAGAATAGCCCTTGTGCGTGCCCTAAGGAAAGGAGCTAAAGTGTGGATAAATATATTTCCGGATAAGCCTTATACCAGAAAGCCCAACGAGGTAAGGATGGGTGGTGGAAAGGGTGATCCAGAAGGTTTTGTAGCGGTAGTAAAGCCCGGAAGGATACTCTTTGAGTTTTCTGGTGTGCCCGAAAGCGTTGCTGAAGAAGCTTATAAGTTGGTTTCTGCCAAACTACCCATAAAAGTAAGGCTCGTGAAAGCTGGAGGTATAACAGTATGA
- the rpsC gene encoding 30S ribosomal protein S3, with the protein MGQKTHPIGFRIGVIKEWNSKWFAGKRDYTKLLHEDIKIKDYIKKRYASAGVSKVVIERAAEKVKVRIFAARPGIIIGRKGAEVEQLKKDIESIAVGKDITITVDEVRVPELDAQLVAEEIALQIERRVSHRRAMKRAIDNAFKAGAKGVKVQVKGRIGGAELARAEWFLVGRMPLQTLRADIDYGFAVAQTKYGVLGVKVWIYKGDILKGGKEEIIKKIEEDLKKAEKEV; encoded by the coding sequence ATGGGTCAGAAGACGCATCCCATAGGTTTCAGGATAGGTGTAATAAAAGAGTGGAACTCCAAGTGGTTTGCTGGTAAAAGGGACTACACAAAACTTCTCCACGAAGATATAAAGATAAAGGATTACATAAAGAAAAGATACGCTTCCGCTGGAGTTTCCAAAGTGGTCATAGAAAGAGCTGCAGAAAAGGTAAAAGTCAGGATATTTGCTGCAAGACCAGGTATCATAATAGGAAGGAAGGGAGCGGAAGTAGAACAGCTAAAGAAAGACATAGAAAGTATAGCGGTGGGGAAAGATATAACCATAACCGTTGACGAAGTAAGAGTGCCAGAGCTTGATGCTCAGCTTGTAGCGGAGGAAATAGCCCTTCAGATAGAGAGGCGTGTATCCCACAGAAGAGCCATGAAAAGAGCTATAGACAACGCCTTCAAAGCAGGTGCAAAAGGCGTAAAAGTTCAGGTAAAAGGTAGGATAGGTGGTGCAGAACTGGCAAGAGCAGAATGGTTTCTGGTAGGAAGGATGCCTTTGCAAACTCTCAGAGCGGATATAGATTACGGTTTTGCGGTTGCTCAGACCAAGTACGGCGTTTTGGGTGTCAAGGTTTGGATATACAAAGGCGACATACTAAAAGGTGGTAAAGAAGAGATCATAAAGAAGATAGAAGAGGACCTTAAGAAAGCAGAAAAGGAGGTATAA
- the rplV gene encoding 50S ribosomal protein L22, with protein MEVRAVLRYARISPTKVRQVLRVIQGQNAGSALYQLKVIPKKSARIVEGVLKSALANAEQHGLDIEKVYIKKAVADEGPMYKKWMPRAHGRATMLRKRTSHITIVLEEKKEEQ; from the coding sequence ATGGAAGTCAGAGCGGTTTTAAGGTATGCGAGGATTTCACCAACAAAGGTGAGACAAGTTTTAAGAGTAATACAAGGACAAAATGCTGGAAGTGCTCTTTATCAGCTGAAAGTGATACCAAAGAAAAGTGCAAGAATCGTTGAAGGTGTGCTAAAAAGTGCTTTAGCCAACGCAGAACAGCACGGGCTTGATATAGAAAAGGTTTACATAAAGAAGGCGGTAGCGGATGAGGGTCCCATGTACAAAAAGTGGATGCCAAGAGCACACGGAAGAGCGACCATGCTCAGGAAAAGGACATCTCACATAACAATAGTGTTAGAAGAGAAAAAGGAGGAGCAGTAA
- the rpsS gene encoding 30S ribosomal protein S19 — protein sequence MFQKALEKYKKVWEEYRLLVNKKAWVDPKLWKRIRLMNQTGDRKVVRTYSRDTTIIPEFVGHTIAVHNGKTFVPVYITSDMVGHKLGEFAPTRTFKGHPEKSAKVAKKK from the coding sequence TTGTTCCAAAAAGCCCTTGAAAAGTACAAGAAAGTTTGGGAAGAGTACAGACTTTTGGTAAACAAAAAGGCTTGGGTGGACCCAAAGCTGTGGAAGAGGATCAGGCTTATGAACCAAACGGGAGATAGAAAGGTAGTAAGAACCTACAGCAGAGACACCACCATAATTCCCGAATTTGTGGGACACACCATAGCGGTGCATAACGGAAAGACCTTTGTACCCGTTTATATAACTTCAGATATGGTAGGACACAAGCTGGGTGAGTTTGCACCCACAAGAACTTTTAAGGGCCATCCAGAAAAATCTGCAAAAGTAGCTAAAAAGAAGTGA
- the rplB gene encoding 50S ribosomal protein L2 has translation MGVRKLKPVTNGQRHAVLYDFKEITKKEPEKALLVHWHRAKGRSRQQGKITSRSRGGGHKKRYRLIDFKRDKSLVPAKVVAIEYDPFRSARIALLHYADGEKRYILWPEGLEVGSTVMSISYEDAEKGKELPEIKTGNAMPLKYIPVGTVVHNVELHPGKGGQLARAAGMSAQVLGKVNDYVQLRLPSGEIRLVHQRCMATIGRVGLAEHELIKYGKAGRYRWLGWRPHTRGTAMNPVDHPHGGGEGKTKGKHPESPWGWKTKGYKTRRGKKYSDKFILSRRKGGVQQ, from the coding sequence ATGGGTGTGAGAAAGTTAAAACCAGTTACCAACGGTCAGAGACATGCGGTTCTTTATGACTTTAAAGAGATAACAAAAAAAGAGCCAGAAAAGGCTCTTTTAGTTCATTGGCACAGAGCAAAGGGAAGATCCCGTCAGCAAGGTAAAATAACCTCACGCTCAAGAGGAGGAGGACACAAAAAAAGGTACAGGTTAATAGACTTCAAGAGGGACAAAAGCTTAGTGCCTGCAAAAGTAGTTGCCATAGAGTACGATCCCTTCAGGTCTGCAAGAATAGCTCTCCTTCACTACGCTGACGGTGAGAAGAGGTACATACTGTGGCCAGAAGGTCTTGAGGTGGGTAGTACGGTAATGTCTATATCTTATGAAGATGCGGAGAAAGGCAAAGAGCTCCCAGAGATAAAGACAGGCAATGCTATGCCTCTCAAGTACATACCTGTAGGTACTGTAGTGCACAATGTGGAACTACACCCGGGGAAGGGAGGTCAGCTGGCAAGAGCCGCAGGCATGTCAGCACAGGTCCTTGGTAAAGTAAATGATTATGTACAGCTTAGGCTACCCTCAGGAGAGATTAGGTTAGTGCACCAAAGATGCATGGCAACTATTGGCAGAGTAGGACTTGCAGAACACGAGCTTATAAAGTATGGAAAGGCTGGACGCTACAGGTGGCTCGGTTGGAGACCTCACACGAGAGGTACCGCTATGAACCCCGTAGACCATCCTCACGGTGGTGGTGAAGGAAAAACCAAGGGTAAGCACCCCGAGTCTCCTTGGGGTTGGAAGACCAAAGGATACAAGACCAGAAGAGGCAAAAAATACTCAGACAAGTTTATACTCTCCAGAAGGAAAGGAGGAGTCCAGCAATGA
- the rplW gene encoding 50S ribosomal protein L23 has product MRKPEEIIIRPIITEKSNRLMEDHKKYTFEVALDATKHEIKYAVEQLFKVPVLKVNTIIVKPKKKRVLGKFRKYGYTRSYKKAIITIPPDKEIDLLNL; this is encoded by the coding sequence ATGAGAAAGCCCGAGGAAATAATAATAAGACCCATCATAACGGAAAAGAGCAATAGGTTAATGGAGGATCACAAAAAATACACCTTTGAAGTTGCCCTTGACGCCACCAAGCATGAAATAAAATATGCGGTAGAACAGCTATTTAAAGTACCTGTACTGAAGGTAAATACCATAATAGTAAAGCCTAAAAAGAAGAGGGTGTTAGGTAAATTCAGAAAATATGGCTACACGCGCTCTTACAAAAAAGCCATAATTACCATTCCTCCTGATAAGGAGATAGACTTACTAAATTTGTGA